The DNA segment CGCAGCTGCGCGGCGACCTCGGTGGGGTGGTGGGCGTAGTCGTCGTAGACCCGGACGCCGGCGGCGACGCCCTTGAGCTCGAACCGCCGGTGCACGCCGCCGAACCGGCCCAGCCCGCCGATCAGGCCGGCCGCGGGGAGCCCGAGCTCGAGCCCGGCCAGCAGCGCCGCGGCGCTGTTGAGCGCCATGTGCGCCCCGGGCAGCCGGATGTGCACCTCGCCGAGGGACTGCCCGTCGAGGACGGCGGTGTACCGCGTCCCGTCCGGTGCCACCCGCAGGTCCAGCAGCTGCAGGTCCGCCCCCGGCTGCAGGCCGTAGGTCCGCAGCCGCACCGGGGTGCCCGCCGCCACGCCGGCCAGCCGGGCCGCACCCGGGTCGTCGGCGCAGAGCACCAGGAACCCGTCGTCGGCGACGGTGCGCACGAAGGCGTCGAAGGCCGCCTCGACCGCGGCCAGGTCGCCGTAGTTGTCCAGGTGGTCGGCCTCGACGTTGGTGACGATCGCCCCGTGCGGGGCCAGCAGCAGGAACGACCGGTCGCTCTCGTCGGCCTCGGCCAGGAAGACGTCGCCCTGGCCGGCGTGGGCGTTGGAGCCGGACTCGTTGAGGGTGCCGCCGATGGCGAACGACGGGTCGACGCCGCAGGCCTGCACGGCGACGGTGAGCATCGACGTCGTCGAGGTCTTGCCGTGGGTGCCGGCCACCGCGACGCTGCGCCGTCCGGCCATCACCGCGGCCAGCGCGACCGCCCGGGGCACCACCCGCAGCCCCCGCTCGCGGGCCGCGACCAGCTCGGGGTTCTCCGCGCGGATCGCGGTGGAGACCACGACGGTCGCCGCGTCGCCGAGGTGCTCGGCGTCGTGGCCGACCTCCACCCGGGCGCCGAGCGCGGCGAGCCCGCGCATCGCCGGGGAGTCCCGGCGGTCGGTGCCCGACACCCGCAGGCCGCGGGCGAGCATGATCCGCGCGATGCCGCTCATCCCGGCGCCGCCGATGCCGATGAAGTGCACCGCGCCGAGGTCCTCGAGGGCGGGGATCGGGTCCTTCCACGCCGCCACGTCCGCGGCGCTCATCGCGACACCACCTCGAGCACCATGTCCGCGAGTCGCTCGTCGGCGTCGGGGGTGCCGGCCGCCGCGGCGTTGGCGGCCAGCGCGGCCAGCGCCGCCGGGTCGGTGAGCAGCGGCACCAGGTTCTCCGTCACCCACGCCGGGGTGAGCTCGGCGTCGTCGACCAGCAGCCCTCCCCCGGCCTCGACCACCGGCAGCGCGTTGAGCCGCTGCTCGCCGTTGCCGATCGGCAGCGGGACGAACGCCCCGGGCAGCCCGACCGCGGAGAGCTCGGCGACGGTGACCGCCCCCGACCGGCACAGCGCCAGGTCCGCGGCGGCGTAGGCGAGGTCCATCCGCTCCAGGTAGTCCACGACCACGTAGGGCGCGGCGCCGGCCGGCCGGGGCGGGACGGTGACGTCGGTGTTCCTCGGCCCGCGGGCGTGCAGCACCTGCACCCCGGCGGCGGTGAGCGCGTCAGCGGCGGCGACCGCGGCCCGGTTCAGCGAGGCGGCGCCCTGCGACCCGCCGAAGACCAGCAGCGTCGGGCGGTCGGCGTCCAGGCCGAAGGCGGCCCGGGCCTCGGCGCGCAGGCCGGCCCGGTCGAGGTGGCTGATCGAGGGGCGCAGCGGCATGCCGACGTGCTCACCGGCGTGCAGCGGGGTGCCGGGCGTGCTCACCGCCACCCGGGCGGCCAGCCGCGCGCCGACCCGGTTGGCCAGGCCGGGGAGCGGGTTGCCCTCGTGCACGACGACCGGCACCCCGGCGCGGCGGGCGGCGAGGTAGGCGGGCAGCGCGACGTAGCCGCCGAACCCGACCAGCACGTCGGCGCCGAGCCCGGTGAGCAGCGCGCGGGTCTCGGCGACCGCGCGCCAGACCCGGGCGGGCACCCGGAGCAGGTCCGGCGTGGGCCTGCGCGGCAGCGGGACCGGCGGGATCAGCCGCAGGTCGTAGCCGCGGGCCGGCACCAGCCGGGTCTCCAGCCCGCGGGCGGTGCCCAGGCAGGTGACCTGCACGGCGGGGCCGCCGCCGGGGGCGGTGCGGCGGGTGAGCGCGTCGGCGAGGGCGAGCATCGGCTCGATGTGCCCGGCGGTGCCGCCGCCGGCGAGCACGACGTGCACGGGCCGGGGCACGGGCAGGGCAGCGGCGGCCGAGGGCTCAGCCGCTCCGGGCGTGCCTGGGGCGGGCTGGGGGTGGGTCACTGCAGACGTCCTGGCCGTTCCGTTCTCGGGGGGTGGGGCCGCGTCGCCGGCCGGACCCGCGCAGCGGGCGGCTCACCGGACCGCGGGCGTTCGCGGGGCACGTCCCGGAGGACGGGCACCGCGGGGGGCACGGGCCGGTTGCGGACGGAGGGGCGGTCACCGGCGTTCGGCCGGCCGGGGACAGTCTGCCGCTCCGGAGCCCGCCGCCGCTCGTCCGGGGTGCCCCGCCGCGGGTCGGGCCACCGGCGGGGCGGGGGCGCCCCGGCCCGGCCGCGACCGGCACCGGGGTCGGGCACCCGGGTCACCGTCCGCCCGTCGTGCCGCTCGGGACGGCGGACCGGCCCCAGGTCGCGCCCGGGGTCGGCACCCCGGCGGCCGCGCCGGCGGCGGGGCGGCGGCACCGGGTCGACGGCGGTCGGCGGGACCGGGAGCAGCAGCCGGGCGAGCCGGCCGCGCGGCTGGCTGCGCTGGAAGGCGATCGCCGCGGGCTCGGCCCGGGCGAACCGGGCGAGCAGCCCGATCACGAACAGGGTGAGCACCAGCGACGTCCCGCCGGCCGAGATCAGCGGCAGGGTGACCCCGGTGACCGGCAGCAGCCCCACGACGTAGCCCATGTTCATGGTGGCCTGGCCGATCAGCCAGACGGTGATGGCGATGCTGGCGAGCTGGATGAACCGGTCGGTCGAGCGGCGGGCGATCCGGAAGCCGGCCCAGCCGAGGATGGCGTACAGGCAGACGACGACCAGGCAGCCGAGGAAGCCGAGCTCCTCGCCGATGATCGCGAAGATGTAGTCGGACTCGGCGTGCGGCAGCAGGTTCCACTTCATCGCGCTGTTGCCCAGCCCGACGCCCCAGAAGCCGCCGGTGGCCAGCGCGTACAGCCCGTGGCAGGCCTGGTAGCCGCTGTCGCTGACGTCGGCGCAGGGGTCGATGAAGCCGGTGACCCGGGCCATCCGGTACGGCGCGAGGACGACCATCAGCGCGACCACGACCCCGACCGCCAGCACGGCGACCCCGACCCAGCGGCGGGACAGCCCACCGGCCCACATCAGCCCGGCGACGACCAGCAGCAGGCTGACCACCGCGCCCATGTCCGGCTCGGCGAGGAGCAGCAGGCTCATCAGCAGGAAGACCGGCAGCACCGGCACCAGCAGCGACCTCGTCGTCAGGTACTTCTCCCGGACGGCGATGACGTGCGCGCCCCACAGCGCGAAGACCAGCTTGGCCAGCTCGGAGGGCTGGAAGTTGGTGAACCCCAGGTTGAACCAGGCGCGGGCACCGTTGAGCTCCAGGCTGACCCCGGGGATGGGCACCAGCACCAGCGCCAGCAGCCCGAAGACCACCAGCATCCCCGGGCCCGACCACCGGCGGAGCCGGCCGATCGGCAACCGCAGCGCCACCAGCATGCCGAGCAGCCCGACCAGGGCGAACCCGATCTGGCGCACGCCGGGCAGCCAGGCCGGCTGGCCGGCCTTGGCGGCCTCGATCGAGGACGCGGAGAAGACCATCACCAGGCCGACGACCAGCAGCAGGCCGGCCGAGCCGAGCACCAGGTGCGAGCTGGTCATCGGGCCGTCCAGCCAGGCCGGTCCGCGCCAGCGCACGCCGCCGCCGGTGCGCGCGCCGCCCGGCGACGGGCGGGCCGCCCGGCGCTCGCGCGTGCTGGCGGTCACCGGGTCAGCCCAGCGCGCGGACCGCGTCGGCGAAGGCCCGGCCGCGGTGCGCGTAGTCGGTGAAGACGTCCATCGAGGCGGCGGCGGGGGCCAGCAGCACGGTGTCGCCGGGGCGGGCCAGCCGGACGGCGGCCGCCACGACCTCACGCATCACCCGGTCCCCGTCCGTCACATCCGCCACGCCCCCATCGTCGCCGCTGGGGACCACGGTGCGCGGGACCGACGGGGCGTGTCGCGCCAGCGACCTGGCCAGCTGCTCCCGGTCGCGGCCCAGCAGCACCACCCCGGCCAGCCGCGGGGCGACCGCGGCGACCAGCGGGTCGACGTCGGCGCCCTTGAGCAGACCGCCGGCGATCCACACCACCCGCGGGTAGGCGGCCAGCGAGGCGCCGGCGGCGTGCGGGTTGGTCGCCTTGCTGTCGTCGACGAAGTCCACGCCGTTGACGGTGCCGACCAGGACGTTGCGGTGCGCCCCGCCGCGGAACCGGGACAGGCCAGCACCGATGGCCGCGGCGTCGACCCCGGCGACCCGGGCCAGCGCCGCCGCGGCGAGCGCGTTGACGGTGTTGTGCGGGCCGCGCACCTGCAGCGCGTCGGTCTCCACCAGCACCTCCCCGGCCGGGCTGGCGCTGAACGCCCGGTCGACGAGTGCGCCGGCCCGCACCCCGAGCTGGCCGGGCTCCGGTTCCCCGAGGGTGACGGTGACCGGGTGCCGGTGCCGGGCGACCAGCGAGGCCGCCACCGGGTTGCCCGCGTCGGCGACGGCCACCCCGGCCAGCCGCAGCAGCTGGGCCTTGGCGTCCCGGTAGGCGTCGAACGAGCCGTGCCAGTCGACGTGGTCGTCGGCGACGTTGAGCACGCAGGCCCCCGCCGGGGCGATCGAGGAGGACCAGTGCAGCTGGAAGCTGGACAGCTCGACGGCGATGGCGTCGTAGGCGGCCCGGCCGTCGGCGTCCCGGGCGGTGACGACCTCGACCAGCGGCCGGCCGACGTTGCCCGCCGCGACCGCCCGCAGACCCCCGGCCTGCAGCACGGACTCCAGCATGGTGACGGTGGTGGTCTTGCCGTTGGTGCCGGTGACGGCGTACCAGGGCGCGGGTGCCCCGCCGTCCGGTCCGGGGACGCGCAGCCGCCAGGCGAGCTCGGGCTCGCCGATGACCTCCAGCCCGCGGTCGGCCGCCGCCCGCAGCAGCGGGTGGTCCGGCCGCCAGCCCGGGGAGGTGACGACCAGGTCGACGTCCTCGGGCGGGGCGGTCAGCGGACCCAGCCAGCGCGCACCGGCGGCGACCAGTTCGGCCAGCACGGCGGGCTCCGCGGCGTCGGTGAGGACGACGTCGTCGCCCCGGCCGAGCAGCACCCGGGCCGCCGCGGCACCGGAGATGCCGAGGCCCGCCACCAGCACGGTCACGTCACAGCCCCGCGAAGGAGAGCCAGTCGGCGTAGAACAGCCCGATCCCGAACGCAACGGCCATCCCGGTCACCAGCCAGAAGCGCACGATCACCGTGTTCTCCGTCCAGCCGGCCAGCTCGAAGTGGTGGTGCAGCGGCGCCATCCGGAACACCCGCCGCCGGGTGGCCCGGAAGAACGCCACCTGGATGACCACCGACAGCGTGACGGCCACGAACAGCCCGCCGAGCACGACCAGCAGCAGCTCGGTGCGGGTGACGATGGCGAGCCCCGACATCAGCCCGCCGAGCGCCAGCGAGCCGGTGTCGCCCATGAAGATCCGGGCCGGGGAGGTGTTCCACCACAGGAAGCCCAGGCAGGCGCCCATCGCCGCCGCGGCGACCAGGGTGACGTCCAGCGGGTCGCGCACGGTGTAGCAGCCGTCGGTGGCCAGCACCGAGCTGCAGTCGTGCCCGAACTGCCAGAACGAGATGATCACGTAGGAGGAGAAGACCATCGCCGAGCAGCCGGCGGCCAGGCCGTCCAGGCCGTCGGTGAGGTTCACCGCGTTGGAGAACCCGGCGATGAACAGGTAGGCGACCGCGATGAACAGGAACGTCGGCAGCACCAGCGGCTCGATGTCGCGGACGAAGGAGATCGCGGTGGTGGCCACCGCCGTCCCGCCGTCGTCCTCGACCAGCGCGAGCACCGCGAAGGTCACCCCGATGACCAGCTGGCCGACGAGCTTGGCGGTCTTGTTCAGCCCCAGGCTGCGCCGGTAGCGGATCTTCAGGTAGTCGTCGAGGAAGCCGACGGTGCCCAGCCCGACCATCAGGAACAGCAGCAGCAGACCCGTCGAGCTGACCCCGCGCCCGTCCTGGTCGATGAGGAAGAGGTGGGCCACCAGGTAGCCCAGCACCGTGGCCAGCACCATGACGGTGCCGCCCATGGTGGGCGTGCCCTTCTTCGACAGGTGGCTCTCCGGGCCGTCGTCCCGGATCTCCTGGCCGAAGCCGTGCTGGCGGAACGCCTTGATCGCCAGCGGGGTCACCAGGATCGACACGATCAGCCCGACGGCCGCCGCGATCAGGACCGACTTCACGAGGCGGCCCCGTCGGCCAGCAGGTCGGCGGCCAGCCGCTCCAGCCCGTAGGACCGCGAGGCCTTCACCAGGACGACGTCGTCGGCGCCGAGCTCCGCGGTCAGCAGCCGCAGGGCCGCCTCCCTGTCCGGCACGTGCTGCACGCTGTCCAGCGCTCCGTCCTCCTGTCCGTGTCCTCCCCCGTCCCGCGCCGAACGCTCGGCGAGGGCCCCGGTGTGCACACCGACCGCGTCCGGGCCGACGGAGACCAGCAGGTCCACCCCGGCGCGCACCACGTCCCGGCCCAGCCGGTCGTGCTCGGCGTCCGCCTCCGCCCCCAGCTCGCCCATGGCGCCCAGCACCGCGACCCGGCGCCGTCCGGGCAGCCGGGTCAGCGCGGCGAGCGCCGCCCGCATCGACTCGGGGTTGGCGTTGTAGGCGTCGTTGACCACGGTCACGCCATCGGCGCGCCGGGTGACCTCCATCCGCCACCGGCTGCGCGGCCCGGCGGCCGACAGCGCGGCGGCCACCGCACCGGGGCTCATGCCGGCGGCCAGCGCGGCGGCGGCGGCCGACAGCGCGTTGGCCACCTGGTGGGCGCCGACGACCTGCAGCGCGACCGGGTGCTCCTCACCGCCGGCGACCAGGGTGAACCGGGCCCGGGCGGCGTCGTCGAGGTCGACGTCGGCGGCCCGGACGTCGGCGTCGGCGCCCAGCCCGGTGGTGACCACCCGGGCCGTGGTGCGCGGGGCCATGCCGAGCACCCGCGGGTCGTCGGCGTTGAGCACGGCGGTGCCCTCGGCGGGCAGCGCCTCGACCAGCTCGCCCTTGCTCTGGGCGATGACCTCGGCGCTGCCGAACTCGCCGAGGTGCGCGGAGCCGACGTTGAGCACCACGCCGATGTCCGGGCGGGCGACGCGGCACAGCCGGGCGATGTGCCCGGGGCCGCGCGCGCCCATCTCCAGCACCAGCGACCGGGTGGCGGGGTCGGCGCTGAGCACGGTCAGCGGCAGGCCGATGTCGTTGTTGAAGGAGCCCTCCGGGCTCACCGTCGGGCCGGCCGCGGCCAGCACCTGGCCGAGCAGGTCCTTGGTCGAGGTCTTGCCCGAGGAGCCGGTGATCCCGACGGTCACCAGGCCGCCCTCGACCAGCCGGCGGTGCACCGCGCCGGCCAGCCGGCCCAGCGCCTCGACCGGGTCGGGGACGACGACGACCGGCAGCCCGGGCTCGGGCCGGGTGGCCAGCGCACCGGCCGCACCGGCCGCGACGGCGGCGGGCAGGAAGTCCGCGCCGTCCACCCGCTCGCCCGGCAGCGCCACGAACAGGTCGCCCGGCGTCAGCGCCCGGGAGTCCGTCCGCACCGCGCCGGTGACGACGGCGGAGGGGTCCCCGGCCAGCTCGCCGCCGACGGCCGCAGCCACCTCGGCGAGGGTCAGTTCGATCATGCGTCCACCGTCCGGGCCCCGCGGCCCTGCTCGAGCACCTCGCGGAGCACGTCTCGGTCGTCGAAGGGCAGCACCCGACCCCCCACCTCCTGGCCCGTCTCGTGGCCCTTGCCGGCCACCAGCAGGGTGTCACCCGGCCGCGCCGCCGCGACGGCGGCCGCGAGGGCGGCCCGCCGGTCGCCGATCTCCAGCACCTGCGCGCGCTGCCCGGCGGGCACCTCCTCGGTGCCCGCGCGCATCGCGGCCCGGATCGCGGCGGGGTCCTCCGAGCGCGGGTTGTCGTCGGTGATCACGAGGACGTCGCTGCCGGCCGCCGCAGCGGCGCCCATCGCCGCTCGCTTGCCCGGGTCGCGGTCACCCCCACAGCCCAGCACGGTGAGCAGCCGCCCGCCCGTCGCGGCGCGCAGCGAGGCCAGCGCGGTCTGCACCGCGTCCGGGGTGTGCGCGTAGTCGACGACGGCGACGAAGGGCTGCCCGGCGTCCACCGGCTCCATCCGCCCCGGCACCACGGTGTCCGCGAGCCCGGCCAGCGCGACCTCGGGCGGGATGCCGACGGCGTCGAGCAGGGCGACGGCGAGGACGGCGTTGGCGACGTTGAAGCCGCCGGGGAGCCGGAGCCGGCCGGGCCAGCTGCGGCCGCCGGGCCCGTGCAGGGTGAACGTCGAGCCGCCGGTGCCCACCGCCGCGACGTCGCTCGCCGACCAGTCGGCGGGCGCCCCGGCGGTGCTGACGGTGACCGTTCCGGGCTCGACCAGCCGCCGGCCGGCCGGGTCGTCGACGTCGACGACCTCGACCGCGGCCCGCCCGTCGAACAGCAGCGCCTTGGCCTGGAAGTAGCTCTCCGGGTCACCGTGGAAGTCCAGGTGGTCGCGGGAGAGGTTGGTGAACCCGGCCGCGGCGAAGCGGACGCCGTTGACCCGGCCCATGACCAGCGCGTGGCTGGAGACCTCCATGACCACGGCGCGCACGCCCGAGGCCACCATCGAGGCCAGCAGCGCGTGCAGGTCCGTCGCCTCCGGGGTGGTCCGGGTGCTGGGCAGCGCGGTGGTCACCGGGGCGCCGGCCGCGTCGCGCCCGCGGGTGCGGGTCTGCACGGTGCCGATCAGCCCGCTGGTCCAGCCGGCGGCGGCCAGCCCGGCCTCGACCAGGTAGCTCGTCGTCGTCTTGCCGTTGGTACCGGTGATGCCCAGCACGGTCAGCTGCTCGCTGGGGCGGCCGTGCACCCGGGAGGCCACCGCGCCCAGCACCCCCCGCGGGTCGTCGACGACGCAGGTGGGCAGGCCGGTGGCCCGGGCCTCGGCCTCCCCGGCCGGGTCGGTGAGCACGGCGACCGCGCCGCGCGCGGCGGCGTCGGCGGCGTAGCGGGCGCCGTGGGTGCGGGCACCGGGCAGCGCGGCGTAGAGGTCGCCCGGCCCGACCGTGGTCGACGCGAGGGTCACCCCGCCGACCGGGGTGGCGGGGTCGCCCTGGACCGGCGGACCGATCAGGTCGGCCAGTTCGGCGAGGGGGAGCGGGCGGTTCCCCGCAGGCCGGGGCACCGACCCGGGCACGGTCGGACTCACGGGGCTCCAATCTACCGGCGGCGGACCCGCAGGCCCGATGACCACCGGTTCGTCCTCGTGTCGGTCGCCTGCGTCCTGCCCGGGCCGGCGTGCCGGGTCCGGGCCCGGTCGGGGGTTCAGTCGACCTGGAGGGTGAAGGCGGGGCGGGGCGTCCCGGAGGGGACGACGCCCCCGGCGGTGAGCGCGTAGCGCATGACGTCGGAGAACACCGGTGCGGCGACCTGGCCGCCCTCGGCCGCGCTGGTCGGGCGCTCGAGGTCCACGGCGACGACGTACTGCGGGTCGTCGGCCGGTGCGTAGCCGACGAAGGTGGTGAAGTAGCCGCCGCCGGCGTAGCAGCCGCAGTCGGGGTTGGCGCGCTGCGCGGTGCCGGTCTTGCCGACCACCCGGAAGCCGTCGACCTCGCCCAGCGGCGCGGTGCCGCCCTTGCCGACCACCGCCTCCAGCATGTAGGTCAGCTGGCCGGCGGTGTCCGCGCTGACCACCCGGGTGGCGGCCGGCCGGGGCGCCTCGGTGACCGTGCCGTCGGCGGCGGTGACCGAGGAGACGACCCGCGGCGGGATGCGCACGCCCCCGTTGGCCAGGGTCTGGTACACCGACGCCATCTGCAGCGTGGTCACCGACACGCCCTGCCCGATCGGCACGTTGGCCGCGCGGCTCTCCGTCCAGTCGGCCGAGGGCTCCAGGATGCCGGCGCTCTCCCCGGGCAGCTCGATGCCGGTCTCCGAGCCGATGCCGAAGGCCTGCAGGTACCGCTCCAGGGTGCTGTTGCCGATCTCGCGGGCCAGCATGATCGCGCCGACGTTGCTGGACTTGGCGAGCACGCCGGTGACGGTGAACTTCTTCACGGGGTGGTCGGTGGCGTCGGTGACCACGACGTCGCCGGCCTGGATGTGGCCGGGGACGTCGAGCACGGTGTCCTTGGTGGCCTTGCCCTCCTCGATGGCGGCGGCGGCGGTCACCGCCTTCATCACCGAGCCGGGCTCGTAGACGTCGGAGACCACCGGGTTGCCCAGCAGGTCCGGGTCGGTCTCGTTGTAGCGGCCGGGGTCGTACCCGGGGCAGCCGGCCATCGCGGCGACCTCACCGGTCTGCACGTCCAGCACGACCGCCGACGCCGAGGTGGTGTCGCCGTCGGCGCAGGCCGCGTCCAGCCGCTGCTGCACCACGAACTGCAGGTCCTCGTCCAGGGTGAGCTGCACGGTGCCGCCGTCGGTGGCCGGGGTGGACTCGTCGATGCCCGAGGGGATCTGGTTGCCGCTGCCGTCGACCTCGACCCGCTTCTCGCCGTCGGTGCCGGCCAGCACGTCCTGGTAGGTCTGCTCGATGCCGGCCAGCCCGTCGCCGTCCTTGCCGACGAACCCGACGACCTGCCCGCCGACGGCGCCGGCGGGGTAGAGCCGGACCGGGTCGTCCTCGAACGCGAGCCCGGTCCGGGTGGCCAGCGGCAGCGCCCGGACCTGGTCGGTGACGTCGGTGGCCACCTGGTCGGCCAGCACGACGTACCGGGTGTCACGGGAGAGCTTCTCGACCAGGTCGGCGACCGGCACGTCCAGCAGCGTGGTGAGCGCCAGCGCGGTGCGGGTCGGGTCGGTGACGACGGAGGGGTCGGCGGTGACCCGCTCAGCGTCCACGGAGTAGGCGAGCACGTTGCCGGTCCGGTCGGTGATCTCCCCGCGGACGGCCTCGATCGGGTAGGTGCGCATCCGGTCGTTGGTGGCCGCCTGCGCGTAGGAGGCGCCGTCGACGCCCTGCAGGACGACCAGCCGGCCGACGACGATCACCAGCAGGGCGATCAGGAAGACCAGCCCCCAGCGGTTGCGGGCGTCCCGCTGCAGCATGCCCAGCGGCTGCCGGCGCCGGCTGCCCGCCTCCCGGCGCGGCCGCAGGTCGCCCCGGCCGGCCGGGCCGGTGCCGCGACCGGGGGTGCGCCGCACCCCGCTGGACCGGGAGGGCGGCGGTGGACCTGCTGGCGGCACGGCTCAGTTCCCCGGGGTCGGTGCGGCGGGGTCAGGGACGGCGGGGACGGCGGGCGGCGCCGGCGTGGCGGTGCCCAGCAGCACCGAGCTGCCGTCGGGCTGCAGCACCAGGTGGGCCGCCGCCCCGGGCGGGACCAGGCCGGCGGCGGCGGCGACCCGGGCCAGCTGCGCCGCGGTGTCGGCGGCGATCACCTGCTGCTCCAGCCGGTCGACCACCTCGGCCTGCTCGGCGTTGGCCTGGCGCTGCTGGGTGGCGTCCAGGGAGTCCACCGCGACGGCCGTGTTGAGCAGCAGCAGGCCGAGCACGGTGGTCACCAGCAGACCGACGAGCAGCACCACGAACGGCGCCCGGCGGCGGCCGGTGGCCCGGGCCCGGGCGGGCACCCGGGTGGGCGTGGTGCGGGCCGGTGGCACCAGGCGCAGGTGCGGCCCGGACGCGACCGGCCCGCTGCGCCGGGTCGCGCCGGTGCGTGGCAGGTGCACCGGACCGGTGGTGGCCCGGGAGGTGGGCCGCGGCGTCGTCCGGGCGGTGGTGCGGGCGGCGCCGCGGGCGGCGCGGGCCGACGACGTGCGGGCGGGCTGGGTCACGACGCCCGCCGGACGCGCTCGGCGGCCCGGACCCGCGCCGAGGCGGCCCGCGGGTTGACCGCGAGCTCGTCGTCGCCGGGGGCCTCTCCCCCGCGGGTCACCAGCTTCAGCACCGGGGCGTGCTCGGGCATCGGCACCGGCATCCCCGGCGGGGTCCGGTCGACCGCCTCGGCGGCGAGGGTCTGCTTCACGATGCGGTCCTCGAGGGAGTGGAAGCTGATGACGACGACCCGGCCGCCGACGGCCAGCGCGTCGATGGCCGCGGGCAGCGCCCGGGTCAGCACACCGAGCTCGTCGTTGACCTCGATGCGCAGCGCCTGGAAGGCGCGCTTGGCCGGGTGGCCCCCGGTGCGCCGGGTCGCGGCCGGGATCGACTCGCGGACCAGCTCGGCGAGCCGGGCGGTGCCGGTGAAGGGCTCGCGGGCCCGCTCGCGCTCGATGGCGGAGGCGATCCGGCCGGCGAAGCGCTCCTCGCCGTAGACCCGCAGGACCCGGGTCAGCTCGCCGCGGGAGTAGGTGTTGACCACGTCGGCCGCGGTGAGCGGGCCGGCGGGGTCCATCCGCATGTCCAGCGGGGCGTCGGTGGAGTAGCTGAAGCCGCGGGTGGGCCGGTCCAGCTGCAGCGAGGAGACCCCGAGGTCGAACAGCACGCCCTGGACCTCGCCGACGCCCTGGTCGGCCAGCACGTCGGGCAGCTCGTCGAACACCGCGGGCACGAGGGTGGCCCGGTCGCCGAACCCGGCGGCGGCGATCCGGGCGCCGGCCTCGGCGCGCGCGTCGGGGTCGCGGTCCAGGCCGATCAGCCGGAGGCCGGGGTGGGCGGCGAGCAGGGCCAGGGAGTGCCCGGCCAGGCCGAGCGTGCAGTCGACCAGGACGGCGCCGTCGGCGGCGAGGGCGGGAGCGAGCAGCTCGACCACCCGGTCGAGGAGGACGGGGACGTGCAGCGCGGGCCCATCGGGCTCGGGGCTGCTCATCGACTGCTCCTCGGGGGCTCTGGGTGGCGGTGCGCTCTCCGCGGGGGGTCCGGACGGGCGGGCGGGTGGGGCGGGCCGGGGCGGGTGGGGCGGGGTGGGGATCGTGGTGCGGGGCGGCGCCCGGGTGGGGCGCCTGCCCTGGCCCGCCGCCCCGCAGGGCCCGCCTGGCGCCGGGGAAGCGGTGCCAGGTGGAGCCCTGCGATCGGGCGGTGGGGCGGGCCGGGCGGGTGGACCGGTGGTGCGGCGGGCGTCGAGCCGGGGGGAAGTCGGCTCGCTGCCCGGGTCGGTCGAGCCGCGGGGAAGTCGGCTCGACCGGGGTGGCGCGGGGTGGGGCTGGGTGGTGCTGGTCTCGGTGGTGGGGTCGGGTGGGGAGCTGTCCGCGGGTCAGGACAAGGTCGGCATCCCCTCGCTCTCCATCGCCGCGAAGACGGCCTCCTGCTCGGCCTCGTAGGCGGCCCAGGTGGCGGCGTCCCAGATCTCGAAGCGGGTGTCGACACCGACGACCACGACGTCGCGGTCCAGGCCGGCGTACTCCCGCAGGGTGGCCGGGATGGTGATCCGGCCGGTCTTGTCGGCCTCGACCTCGACCATCGAGCCGAAGCTCATCCGGGCGTGCATCCGGCCGGCGGTGGTGTCCGCGGGCGCCATCTGCTTGAGCGCGGCGCTCTGCTCGGCGACCCGGGCCATGGTGAGGCCGTAGATGCAGCGCTCCTGGCCCTTCTTGATCACCATGCCGCCGGCCACGAGCTCGCGGTAGCGGACAGGGAGGG comes from the Modestobacter italicus genome and includes:
- a CDS encoding UDP-N-acetylmuramoyl-L-alanyl-D-glutamate--2,6-diaminopimelate ligase → MSPTVPGSVPRPAGNRPLPLAELADLIGPPVQGDPATPVGGVTLASTTVGPGDLYAALPGARTHGARYAADAAARGAVAVLTDPAGEAEARATGLPTCVVDDPRGVLGAVASRVHGRPSEQLTVLGITGTNGKTTTSYLVEAGLAAAGWTSGLIGTVQTRTRGRDAAGAPVTTALPSTRTTPEATDLHALLASMVASGVRAVVMEVSSHALVMGRVNGVRFAAAGFTNLSRDHLDFHGDPESYFQAKALLFDGRAAVEVVDVDDPAGRRLVEPGTVTVSTAGAPADWSASDVAAVGTGGSTFTLHGPGGRSWPGRLRLPGGFNVANAVLAVALLDAVGIPPEVALAGLADTVVPGRMEPVDAGQPFVAVVDYAHTPDAVQTALASLRAATGGRLLTVLGCGGDRDPGKRAAMGAAAAAGSDVLVITDDNPRSEDPAAIRAAMRAGTEEVPAGQRAQVLEIGDRRAALAAAVAAARPGDTLLVAGKGHETGQEVGGRVLPFDDRDVLREVLEQGRGARTVDA
- a CDS encoding UDP-N-acetylmuramoyl-tripeptide--D-alanyl-D-alanine ligase, with the protein product MIELTLAEVAAAVGGELAGDPSAVVTGAVRTDSRALTPGDLFVALPGERVDGADFLPAAVAAGAAGALATRPEPGLPVVVVPDPVEALGRLAGAVHRRLVEGGLVTVGITGSSGKTSTKDLLGQVLAAAGPTVSPEGSFNNDIGLPLTVLSADPATRSLVLEMGARGPGHIARLCRVARPDIGVVLNVGSAHLGEFGSAEVIAQSKGELVEALPAEGTAVLNADDPRVLGMAPRTTARVVTTGLGADADVRAADVDLDDAARARFTLVAGGEEHPVALQVVGAHQVANALSAAAAALAAGMSPGAVAAALSAAGPRSRWRMEVTRRADGVTVVNDAYNANPESMRAALAALTRLPGRRRVAVLGAMGELGAEADAEHDRLGRDVVRAGVDLLVSVGPDAVGVHTGALAERSARDGGGHGQEDGALDSVQHVPDREAALRLLTAELGADDVVLVKASRSYGLERLAADLLADGAAS
- the mraY gene encoding phospho-N-acetylmuramoyl-pentapeptide-transferase, which translates into the protein MKSVLIAAAVGLIVSILVTPLAIKAFRQHGFGQEIRDDGPESHLSKKGTPTMGGTVMVLATVLGYLVAHLFLIDQDGRGVSSTGLLLLFLMVGLGTVGFLDDYLKIRYRRSLGLNKTAKLVGQLVIGVTFAVLALVEDDGGTAVATTAISFVRDIEPLVLPTFLFIAVAYLFIAGFSNAVNLTDGLDGLAAGCSAMVFSSYVIISFWQFGHDCSSVLATDGCYTVRDPLDVTLVAAAAMGACLGFLWWNTSPARIFMGDTGSLALGGLMSGLAIVTRTELLLVVLGGLFVAVTLSVVIQVAFFRATRRRVFRMAPLHHHFELAGWTENTVIVRFWLVTGMAVAFGIGLFYADWLSFAGL
- a CDS encoding peptidoglycan D,D-transpeptidase FtsI family protein is translated as MRRTPGRGTGPAGRGDLRPRREAGSRRRQPLGMLQRDARNRWGLVFLIALLVIVVGRLVVLQGVDGASYAQAATNDRMRTYPIEAVRGEITDRTGNVLAYSVDAERVTADPSVVTDPTRTALALTTLLDVPVADLVEKLSRDTRYVVLADQVATDVTDQVRALPLATRTGLAFEDDPVRLYPAGAVGGQVVGFVGKDGDGLAGIEQTYQDVLAGTDGEKRVEVDGSGNQIPSGIDESTPATDGGTVQLTLDEDLQFVVQQRLDAACADGDTTSASAVVLDVQTGEVAAMAGCPGYDPGRYNETDPDLLGNPVVSDVYEPGSVMKAVTAAAAIEEGKATKDTVLDVPGHIQAGDVVVTDATDHPVKKFTVTGVLAKSSNVGAIMLAREIGNSTLERYLQAFGIGSETGIELPGESAGILEPSADWTESRAANVPIGQGVSVTTLQMASVYQTLANGGVRIPPRVVSSVTAADGTVTEAPRPAATRVVSADTAGQLTYMLEAVVGKGGTAPLGEVDGFRVVGKTGTAQRANPDCGCYAGGGYFTTFVGYAPADDPQYVVAVDLERPTSAAEGGQVAAPVFSDVMRYALTAGGVVPSGTPRPAFTLQVD